The segment CACGGAACAACAGACTTAAATCCCAGCCAAGCCAAACTGATCCTCTGTCCGATTCAGACATAACTGCTTGAGGCTTTATGACAGTCAGTGCTCACGAATCTCTGAGAAAAAGGTGTTTATTAAAAGGAGATGACTCCAAAGTGCTGCACCATACCTCCAACTGGGTGTAGCAGGGAAAGATACAAGAAAATGAACatattgaacaaaaacagaccgTCTAACAGGTGAAACGGAAAATAATCATAACAAGCACATGTAAACATGGATATGTGTAGATGAAAAGAAATGCACTGGaccaaaaaagtaaattaagtagtggtgatgtgtgtgtgtgtgtgtggtacaGCAGGTTCTCACACACAATCTAACATTTGGTTTCCAATGACTGCCGAGGATGCTAAAATGGtgacatttgcatttaaaacaccAGAATTAGGcaaacaaagtaataaaatgaaaaataaattttgatgGTTCTGATGCTGTCTTAAAGGGATAGCCAATTATTTTCTAGTGTGAAGTGTATGGTGGAGTTCAAACACTGTTTTGGGTTTTGACTGAAGTAAAATAGATGCCACACATGCTGGTacagtcaaaaaacaaaacaaaaaactgcttgCTTTGGTTTTGTTCAGCTCAAATTTCTAACTTCTGTTTCATAGTAAGTTTGTAGAGGATCTGGTAGCCGTCGTCCCAGGCGTAGAGCAGCTGCTCCTGTGGGTTGTACTTCAGGCTGGAGTGAGATCCGTAGCGTTTGGGGAAGTAAACCAGAGGCGCCTCCTCGCTCGTCACCAGGTCGTTCACGTCAAACACGCACTGCACTTGTGAGCGACCGGGCTGCTTGGTGTTGTACACCACGTACAGAGTGCCGCAGATGACGAAGCCCACCTCTGCATTCTCTCTCGGACAGTTCGTGTCCCACATCTGCTCGATGTCCAACGAGCCGCTGTCCATCTTGGCCAGGGAGATGTGCCTCTCGTTCTGCCGCGTGGCGTAAATGGCCCACAGGCCTTCCTCGTCCACAGCCAGGTCCATGACCGTGTCGGGGTTCAGGCCGTACACGGGGACGTGGTCCTGAACTGGAAACACCGTGCTGTCTGTCACAGAGCTGTTCCCCATGTCGTATTTAACCACCATTATCTCCTCGGCCTGGGTTACGTAGTACACGTGGTTATTGTAGACCACGTGGCCCGTCCCCCTCCAGGCGGACGGGAGCTTCAGGTTAGTGGACAGAGAGAGGCCCTGCGAGCGGGTGAAGTCTTTGACGTCAGCGAACTCGTTGATGGTGTCCTCAGCTGTCCCGTTGAAGATGAAGACCTTCCCCGAGGCTCCGCTGGTGTCTTTGGTCCACGTGCCCTTTGACCCTCCGACTCGCTTCAGGATCTTCATGGCTTTTATACTGGACATCATGTCACTGCAGTCTGCAAATGAGACGTGGACGTGCTTATCATTGCTGGTCAAAAATCTccagcagctttaaaatgtttttttttttttttgaagaaccCTGAAAATGCATTGTGTGTTTTAGCTCTCCTTCCAATCTAGTGTTTCAAGATGATTGTTTCAATCTGCAAAACTAACTTAGCTTAAATAAAAGGCTCTggtatttcaaataaaaaaaatcttcatttatAATAACTGCATAAATCTCAGTTACCAGTTACGGTTATAAACattcaatatcttacctgctgtagataggtctttgaacgacctcagtttggagaaacagtcttttgtcagtcctgtcagaaccaaactctgttctgttttcactgcagcaggtgagataaTAATTGTTCCTATCCTTTCCACAGGACCACACTTTCAAAAGATTggaactgtcactttaagctTTCGTGCTCTTCCTGGGGGTTTAGAATAGTTTGAGACACCAAGCCGCCGTTCAGATGGGAATATGTAAATGTCAACCTTTTGTCCACACAGTAACTGGTTCTTAGGACCTCCAGaacagtattttttataaaaactgtactagattgaataaataatgaaacgCCACCCTTGCGTTTTCGCGTAAACAGTTATGTCATAACCCCACCTCTAACTTAATCTACAACCTGAGGGCATCCTCTTATTTTTCtatgtgttttcatttcaagtagagaaaacaggaaaccaagTGTACAAACTTTACGTGCATATTCCACAATTTATTTCctgatttctgtgtgttttggtggCAGCATTACGGCACCGTCCACACGCCTGGCAAGGatgctgcagtgttttgggTTGTTTCAGGTGATTCTGTTCGGTTGAAGACAATCTGAGAAACGGTACAGTGCGTTTCCATGCAGAAAAGCCCTAAATATGTGTGAACATGCATCGTTGTCAGTCTCTGAAACTTGTCCCGGCTGTACCTCAGCTCTTATCCAATgtcagatttatgtttttattttttaaataaatcctctgCAGCAGTCATTGGGCTTGGAGATGGCTGTCACAGATggaataatcattttaaatgaattatttaggCTGTTTATTAGAATACATATTACAGTAAATGGTCACTTTTATGTAAAATGACCCACAAGAAGCATCGGTGGTGATGTTGTTCAAGTGGGCTTAgagaacaagaaataaaaagaccaGCTTTCCCTTTGATGGATAAATATTTAGCCTCCTAAACCACGGCAGGTTCAGTGTTTTAGCTGTGTCTCACCTGTGAGTTTGAAGTATTTGGAGTTCTGCTTCTTGGTCACCAGAGTCACCTGCTGCTCTATCAGCTTGTCGTCCACGTCCACACACGGCTGGGCCCCGTTATGGGTCTCCAGGTAGTCCAGTTCCCGTTCCACCCGGTCCACCCTCGTCCCCACGCTGTCCAGGTTCGTTCTCAGAGTTTCCTTCTCTTTGTCCAGACTCTCCAGCTGCAAAACCATCTGCTGCTTCAGCTCCCGCAGCTCCGAGGCATAGCGGGTGGTCTGCTCTTGCCACAGAGTGATCCTGTCCTGTTTTTAATCAGATCCATCAGTGTTGGACACAACCTGTTTacgtttctgtgtaaaaaaaccaTTAACTatagcatttatttttctttatagaCACAGTGAATGCTAGAAATGACTCAAGGTGACAATCTGGACATACAGGGTCAGTCAagtgtttttcagtgaaatgttCTGAATGTTTTCTACTGCAGCTTTGAAACAGATCTGTGAACGgaagaaagaaaattagaagAGATCCCATCTACAGGTAATATGAGCTAACAAATCAGAGACTGAAGGACAGGGATAACTCATAATAGATAACTTTGCTAAGAAACTATTTTAGATTGGACTTTTTAGGCACTATAGTCAAAAAGATTGTTCCTCATAATGAAGtttatgaaaaataccaaagctGGCACAGTTTATACTATAACTTTAGCACCAACCtggtgattcccaaagagctgttagctgaaaacagGACATACAGCCAATGAccagctgaaggatgatgcgtctttcaggtctttgatgattttttttcctctttttgttaaAGAGATGAGTTTCAGATAATGTCCTTCTGCTGTAAATAGTATTTTTGAGGCCTGaagcttcttcttttgtcctccacttgtcaACCCTCCTTATATTTGAAGCACACCCTGCACAATACGCTGTCAGGCTCAGGTACAAGAAccggacagaaaatgagtggaaGAGCAGCCAAAGTGCaaaggaaatgttttgaaagaccttcagtaAGCATGGAGAACTGTTGATACAGACCagtttaaaattattacaaGAAAGTCCTTATTTTTTATAGCACTACTAAACATTCAGACttaaaagctgcacattttcTCCAGATGAGACGCTCATATCCTGTACAGATGATGAAGAGCAGTATTTTCCAGTATTTTCCCCAGGATTTGCCCACATCTGCATTCCATTGCATCTGTCATGTCCCTGAAAGTTTCCTGTCGGGGAGGGGGGACTCTGGAGCGCCGGTCAAGACAGTCTTACCTCGATGGCAAGCAGCCTCCTCTCCAAGTAGTCAATCAGTGCTTGATGCTGAGCCGTGGCGACGCAGGCCAAAGCAACCAAGACCACGAGCCCTCTCATTGTGGGTCAGCTCGGTCACTTTGAGCTCTCTTCATAAAATCCTGACTGGAGTGGAGGGAGAGGGAGCGCAGGAGCCAGCAGACTCCCAGAGGTGGGCTGGAATGTTTTACTAAGCTGTCTGGGAGGAGCCAGAAGGAAATGGAAGCACAAGATGCAATTCTTCTAACTGGATCTCTGTTTGACGCTCGTCCTGGCTGGTGGCTTGGTTGTAATAAACTGCAGGTTTGGCTCTAAGGTTGGCGGACAGGATATTAATGTGAAACATGACCACAACTTACGTAAGAGAAGGAAGAAATTTGCTGGAGTCAATAAGGCAGAAAGGAGGGGGAAAGCAGTGGGTTGGGtttatattttgaataaaataggTCCTATTGAGCACAGCCTCTTCTGGTTTTattccttatttatttaaggaaaGACAACTTTAAATTGGAAAATGGCCTCTGAACAAAGTTAACACAAGGCTTCTTCTCTTTAAGTGACATCTGGAAGTTTAGGTACCTGGCTGAACGTTTCATAAAGCTTTCTGTTTGCAGATATGGTTGGATCAGATATTTCAGAAAGCTTCGGGGGCTGGAGGTCTCAGGTGTTTGTGTTAGGCTTGGAtgggttttgatgtttttaatttcctccaAATTCCTTGGATCGCTCTTTCACGCAGTGCACTGTTCATGGAGAAATGCAGATCAGTCTTTCTTTGAggaaatgagtttttttaaacagttcggtgatttatttatttattttttgtctgaacTTGTTGGGAAACTTAAagattttttgcagtttttgatCCTTAAAGTTTCAGCCTGTcataaataatgaataatgaCTTTTCTTGCACTCAGTCATGATCAGCTGTtttggctataattcagtcagttttacagatattgttccAAAATTTAGTGTTGTAGTCACTCAGCTTAATTTTTAACACGTTCTTAGCATTTTAAGATTGTACAAAATCTTTGCTCTTAATTTTTTGgactcaactctgtctgttagcaaaatatctcatgaactgctgcttttaatcaaactttcaggaaataataactggatgtacatctacagatGATTCatttttagagccaacccaattcaagatggttgccacaactAATAATTAacattaggcaacacaaaaatgactataactcagtcagttttaccaaatttgggctaaaatttgatgtggtagtaactgagagtcattcacaacatatactctgagtggGGCATCTCACGATATTGCATGAGATAATAAATAGCATtatttttgactaaaacaactacaactctgtAAATTCTCAAcatatgatcttagtctaaatctcttGAAATGTATGAAAGGTGAAGGGTGACATGAATTTCTTTGAGGAATGCCAGACCTTTAATTATAAGTTAAACTTTTAGTTTCACATGTcattgttttacataaataagGTGTGTCTTCCAGTTTTTGTCTTA is part of the Kryptolebias marmoratus isolate JLee-2015 linkage group LG4, ASM164957v2, whole genome shotgun sequence genome and harbors:
- the olfml3b gene encoding olfactomedin-like protein 3A encodes the protein MRGLVVLVALACVATAQHQALIDYLERRLLAIEDRITLWQEQTTRYASELRELKQQMVLQLESLDKEKETLRTNLDSVGTRVDRVERELDYLETHNGAQPCVDVDDKLIEQQVTLVTKKQNSKYFKLTDCSDMMSSIKAMKILKRVGGSKGTWTKDTSGASGKVFIFNGTAEDTINEFADVKDFTRSQGLSLSTNLKLPSAWRGTGHVVYNNHVYYVTQAEEIMVVKYDMGNSSVTDSTVFPVQDHVPVYGLNPDTVMDLAVDEEGLWAIYATRQNERHISLAKMDSGSLDIEQMWDTNCPRENAEVGFVICGTLYVVYNTKQPGRSQVQCVFDVNDLVTSEEAPLVYFPKRYGSHSSLKYNPQEQLLYAWDDGYQILYKLTMKQKLEI